CAGTGTGACGATCCTGAAAAAGACCTGAAAAGGAACTGATTCGTCGGCTCATCCTCCAGAGTTGCACTCCGCGCGGAAATCCGGAGAAACAACTTTTACGAGAATTATTTTCTACCCTGAGGCTGGCCGATGATTGGAAAATCCCGTTCCATTTCAACCGGCAAAAAACCTGAACACTACCGAAGCAATTTATATGAATGGCAAAAACAAGTGTAAGTTGACATTGAAGTACCTTCTGTAGTTGTATTTGTTAACGAACTGTTAACAAGGGGCTGTTGCTCCTGAAGGGTACAAAATGGCTACAAACCTGCAAGCTGGCGACATCTCCATCCTCGGCTACAACTCATCGGATCCGGACAACTTTGCCTTCGTCTCGATGGTGTGGATCCAGGCCGGCACGCAGATCAAGTTCACCGACAACGGCTGGAACGGAACGGCGTTCCTCGCCGCCGGCGAGGGCATCCTCACCTGGACGGCGCCCGCCGACATCGCGCCCGGCACGGTGATCAATTATGCCGCCAGCCCGGCCCAGTTTGTCATGACCGGCAGCTTCAGCCTGGCCACCGCCGGAGACCAGATCATCGCCTATACCGGCGCCGAAGCGACCCCGAATTTCCTCTATGCCGTGCATACGAATGGCGCGAACTGGGGTGCGAGCGCGGTCAACGCCCAGCAGTCCGTCCTGCCGTCGCCGCTGGTGAATGACGTGACGGCCATGTCGGTCGGTGCCTTCAACAACGTTGCCTACACGGGCGCCACGACCTCCGGCACCATCACCGCCATGAAGGCTGCGATCAACGCCGTCGCCAACTGGGGCGGCAACGCCGCCCCCTACACCCAGGCCACCGCCAACATGGCTGTCAGCGCTGCTGCCGTCACGGGCGGAGCAGGCGCCGACACCCTCTCCACGAGCGGCGCGGGCGGCCGCGTGGCGGACGTGAACGCCTATGATGGCGGCGGCGGAATCGACACGGTTGACTACTCGACCTCCATCAACGCACTCACCCTGAACCTGTCGGACGCGACAGGCCTGTCGAACACCCAGGCTGCCTATCACGACACGTTTGCCAACGTGGAGCGCTTCAAGCTGACGGCCTTCAATGACACGTTCATCGGTTCCGCCGGCAATGACATCGTGCTCGATGCCGGCGGCGCTGACAGCTACAGCGGCGGCGCGGGATCTGACGAAGTGAGCTACGAGGATGCAACCGCTGCCGTCACCATCAACCGGACAGTGGCCTCGGGCGCATCCAACACCGGCTGGGCGCTGAACGATACCTACACGTCCATCGAGAAATTCCGCCTTTCGGCCCACAACGATACGTTCATCGGTGCCAATACGGTTGGAACCACCAACTGGGCTTCGGGCATGAACGGCAATGACACCTTCACCTCCGGCGGCGCAGGCACCATCAACCAGTTCTGGGGCGGCGATGGCAACGACAGCGTAACGGGCAGCGCCGGCACCACCAACTTACGCGCGGGAAATGGCGATGACACGTTGACCGGCGGCAGCGGCCGCGACACCGTCTATGGTGACGCAGGAGCCGACACGCTGAACGGCAACGGCGGCATGGACTACCTCCGCGGCGGCGCCAATGACGACATCCTGAACGGTGGCATCGGCAACGACACCCTCTATGGCGATGACGGCGTCGATGAGCTGAACGGCGGCGATGGTGAGGACATTCTTCACGGCGGCACCGGCATCGACACCATCCATGGCGACGCCGGCAACGACAAGATTTACGGCGAAGGCGATGCCGATCTCATCACCGGCGGCGACGGCAACGACACCATCCGCGCCGGTGCGGGCGACGACGTGATCTCTGGCGGCAATGGCAACGACGTGATGTACGGCGAGGCGGGCGGCGACACCTTCCAGTTCACGGCGGGTGAAACGGGCGCCGACTACATCTATGATTTCCAGACGGGCGTGGACGTGATGCAATTCGCCGGCCTCACCGCGGGCGACGTGACCGGCATCACCAACGCCTACGGCAACGCCGTGATCGACTGGGGCAGCGCGGGCGCCAGCATCATCGTGCGCGGCGTGACGTGGGATGCGATCCAGGCCGACTTCGTGTTCGTCTGATTGGGCCCACCCTCAACATTACAGAAGGCACCCTTTGCAGGGTGCCTTTCTTTTGGGGCAGGGCCGCCCGAGAGATGGGCTCCCTCAGCCCGCCGCCTCGTCCTGGCCGAGCCTGCGTTCCAGTTCCACCAGGTCATTGGGCAGCGGCAGTCCGAGGGCGCGGATCTGCGAGAGTTTCTGGCGGATCAGTTCATGCAGTTCATGCATGTCTTCGGGATTTTCCTCCACCGCGGTGAGCAGCAGGTTGATCTGGGCCTCAAGTGCTTCCAGCGCCATGATGCGTTAGTCCTTCCATTCATCGGATCGGGCCATTCTGCGGCGCAGCGCCGCGCGGTGCAAGCGGCAGGTGATCACAGGCCGCGCGGTGCGGGCCGCTGCCACGTGAGCACTGCCAGTGCCGTCAAGACAAAGGCCAGGAACACGATGACAGCGTTGGCGGCGTGCGAGTACTCCCATCTCCGCCGCAGCGCCTCCCAGGTCTCGGGCGCGATGGTCCAGTTGGCGGTGGCCTGGTTGGCGGGGAAAGTCCAGGTGAAGAATACGATCAAGGTGAAGGCAAAGCACGCCAGCGCGGCGAGGGAAAAGGCCATGGGGCGGCGCTGGGTACGGGACAGGAAGGCCAGCAGCGCCAGGACGATCATCGCCGCGAACCACAACAGCCCAAGGATGGACCAGCCCGCATAGATGCCCTGCGCCACGAAATAGCCGGCCTGATCGAGCCGCATCTTGTTCGGCATTGCCGCCAGATGCGCCCCCGAAGGAATGAGCGACAGTGCGCAAAAGACAAGGGCGAGAAACTGCAGCGTGAATATGCGCATGCGACGCTAACGGATGGCAGGCGCGATGGTTCCGTTCGGCTTGCCGTCTTGCACCACAGAAGACAAAAGGCGCCCCGCGAGGCGCCTTTGGCATTTTGGTTCTGGCCGGGAAGTCCTACGCGCTTTCGCGCAGGTCCATGTCGTCGCCCATGGGCGGCGCGCCGTCGCGCAACACGTAGCCGCGGCCCCAGACGGTCTCGATGAAGTTCTTGCCCTGTGCGGCGACCGCCAGCTTCTTGCGCAGCTTGCAGATGAACACGTCGATGATCTTCAGTTCCGGCTCGTCCATGCCGCCGTAGAGGTGGTTGAGGAACATTTCCTTGGTGAGCGTGGTGCCCTTGCGGAGCGAGAGCAGCTCCAGCATCTGGTATTCCTTGCCCGTGAGGTGCACGCGCTGGCCGCCCACTTCCACCGTCTTGGTGTCGAGGTTGACGACGAGTTCGCCCGTGTGGATGACCGACTGGGCATGGCCCTTGGAGCGGCGCACAACGGCGTGGATACGGGCCACCAGTTCGTCCTTGTGGAACGGCTTGGTCATGTAGTCGTCAGCACCGAAGCCCAGGCCCTTGACCTTGTCTTCGATGGCGGCGAGGCCGGAGAGGATGAGGATCGGCGTTCCCACCTTGGAAACACGCAGCGCCTTCAGCACTTCATAGCCGGACATGTCCGGCAGGTTGATGTCGAGAAGGATGATGTCGTAGTCGTAGAGCTTGCCGAGATCGACGCCTTCTTCACCCAGGTCGGTGGTGTAAACATTGAAACCTTCGGACTTGAGCATCAACTCGATGCTCTGGGCCGTCGCGGTATCATCCTCGATCAGCAACACTCTCATGCGAATCCCCTTCGATTCCGGGCGCCGCTCTCCCACGGAACCCTATTCAAACTCGGCGCAGCCCGGCTGGGCGCGCTACGAAACATTAACTGTGAACGTTAAGATAGGCTGAGAAAGGTTAACAAAACCTAAGCCCCTGTGGCCGGATTGAGGCAATCCCCACACAAGGGATTGTGTGCCACGGCCCGCACCCACAAAATGTGGATGCTGCAAGCAGAACGCGAAAAATCGTTCGCTGTGCCCGTACATGGCTTTCCGGTTTACCCCGTCTTAAACCTGATTGTTCATGATGAACGCGATTGGACTGACCCGGACAGAGCTAGTTGATTCGCTGACTCCTGAATAGAGTCAACGGGAGTCAAGAGCGGGAATTCGCATCGGGGCGGCAGTCAGTGTGTTGTGTAGAGTGAGGAAAACATGCGTTCACGCGATAGCCTATTGAGGCTTCACCGCTTCCGCACCGAGGATGTCCGCCGCCAGGTGGCCGACATGGATCTGATGATCCAGGACCTCATGAGGAAGCATGATGAACTCGATGCCCATGTCAAAGCGGAAGAGGGGCGCACGGGCATCTCGGACCCCAACAACGTCAACTATTCCATGGCCGCGAAGTCGGTGCGGTCACGCCGCGACAACATCCTGCGCACGGTTGCGGAACTCCGCGACCAGCATGATGCCATGAAGGACAAGCTGAAGGACGAAGAGTCCGAACTGCGCAAGGTCGAACTGCTGGTGGAGAAGGAAGGCGGCTCGCTGAAGCCCGCACCCCTCGCCCCGCCGCCCGGCGCCATGATCGGCCACGCCATCGCCCGCTGACCAATCGAGGTACGGCGGGAAAACGGAATGGCCGGGGAAACCCGGCCATCTTGTTTTAGCGGAGGCCGTCGCTCGCTACGAGCGGATGGCATGCCTGCGGAGCAAGTCGTAGTAGGGCCGCGCCTCATCGGCGATGCGCGCGAGAGAGGCGGGGAGCGCGGGCATGTTTTCTTCCTCGGACTTGCCGAAGCCTTGCGATTGCCACACTGCATTGTACCAGTGTTGCGCCCAGACACCGTCGAAGGGCTTGGGTCCCTTCGGCCATTTCAGCATGGCTTCATCGAACGGGATCCCGCAGGCCGCGCACAGTTTCGTCAGCGTGGCGCGCGGATGGGAAAGCACGTCTTCCGCATCCACGACCGGCGGCGCGTGGCCCAGTTTCTGCGCCACCATGTCGAAGATCTCCGCCTGCGCCACGAAGCCAATGGAATGCAAGTCCACTTCGGCCCATTTCTTGGCATAGCTCGCCAGCACCCGCGACGGATCGCGGATGAGAAAAGCATTGGTGAGCTTCAGGATGAAACTGCGGTCGTAGCCCGGCAGCATGTGATGTGTCATGTGCTTCTGGTAGAAGAGCGGCTTTCGCGGCGGTGTCACACACCGCGCGACAAGCCTGTCCCAATCCGTCTCCATGGAGGCGATGATCTCGTCGCGCATGGGATGATCATTCCCCCGCGTGCTGAGCGAGAAGCCGTAGAAGGGTTCGTCCCAGGCTTCGCAGTCCGCCCGGTTTCCGAAGGAATACATCATGGCTGTGGAGATGTTGCGGGGGCCGGACCACATGGCAAGGATCGTCATCGTTTCACCTGCGTGGAAATGAAGAACCACACCGCCGCCAGGGCGATGAGAATGGCGAGGCCGCGCCGGATGGTGACGGCATGCGGAGAGGTTTCAAGAAATGTCGCCGCCGACCCCGCCATCACGGCGATGCCGGAATGAATGACCGTGGCAACGGTCACATAGATGGCGGACAGGAGCGCAACCTCTGCCGCGATGCTCATGCGGCCGGAGATGAACTGCGGCAGCATGGCCGCATAGAAGAGATAGGCCTTCGGATTGAGGATGTTGCTGATGAGCCCCTGCCGGAAGGCAATGCCGCGCGTGGCATTCGTGTGTTTGAGTTCACCATCGCCCTCCCACCAGGCATCCCACGCGAGATAGAAGAGGTAGAGCGTGCCGCCCCAGCGCAGCACCTGGAACAGCACCGGAAATTCCGTGAGGATGGCGGTGAGGCCCGAGCCTGCGACTATGGCTGCAATGGCAAGGCCAAGGCACACGCCCGCAACGGCGGCGAGCGCCGTCGTCCGCCCCCGGCTGGCACCCAACACTGCAAGCCACGTCATGTTGGGCCCGGGCGTCAGTTCGATGAGGGTTGCGGCGATGATGAAGGAGAGGAGCATCAGAGCGTCCGGCTGCTCTCCGCCACGCACAGTGCCTTGTAGCCTTCCGACAGCCTGCGCGAAATCGGCCCGGCCCCGCTCCAGGGTTCCGGCGACAGCGGGTGCCGCACCGGGCGGCCATCAATCACGCGTACGGGAATGAGCCCCGCGAAGGTGCCCGTGACGAAGGCCTCGTCGGCACCATAGACATCATAGAGCGAGAACTGCTTTTCATGGGCCGGAATGCCGAGCGACGTTGCCACGCGCAACATGTTGCCGCGCGTGATGCCGGGAATGCAGTACTGCCCGGTCGAGGTCCACAACTCGCCGCGCCGCACGATGAAGAAGTGCGTGGAGTTGCAGGTGGCGACGAAGCCCAGCGGGTCCAGCATCAGGGCTTCATCCGCACCCGCATTCGCCGCCTGCACACAGGCCGTGATGCAGTTGAGCTTCGAATGCGAGTTGAGCTTCTGGTCCTGCACGTCCGGCGCGCCACGCCGCACGTTGACAGTGTGCAGCGCCAGGCCCTCCGCGAATTTCTTCGGGTTCGGTTCCTTGTATTCGGGGATGATGACGATGGTAGCGGGCGAGATCGTCACCCGCGGGTCCTGATAGGGCGTGGCCTTCACGCCGCGCGTGACCATGAGGCGGATGTGCACGCCGTCCATCATCTTGTTGGCATCGATGCAAGCGAAGAGTCGCTTCACCAATTCCTCAGGCGCCACGCCAATCTCCATGAAGATCGATTTGGCGCCCTCGTACAGTCGCTCGATGTGGGCGCGCAGGAACGGCACCCCGCCCTTCACCAGCCGCAAGCCTTCCCACACACCGTCGCCCAGGATGAAACCGGAATCAAAAACCGACACCATGGCCTGCGCCCTGGGGAACAGCGTGCCATTCACCGAGATGAGAATGTCGAGATTGCGCGGATCGATGTGGGCATCATGGATGTTGGATTGGGGCGTTGTCATACCCACCAGTTAGCGGGATTTGCCGTTGTCAGCAAACACCGCCGCTGCAGCCGTTGCCGTCGCCCTGCGTGGCCGAGCCGCTGTTGCCATCTTTCGCGCCACCGTCTTCCCGGGCCGCCGCCGGAACAGGGGGCAAGGGGCCCCAAACGGGGGCCCGCGGGGGGACAAGGCCCCCCGCGCCCCCCGGGGGGGGTGCTTGCACCGTCTCCGGAGAGATCGCCGGCCGAACAGTCGAGTACGCGGATTGGCTTGCGGGTCTGGGTGGGACGTGCTGCCACGTCGATGAGGGCATGGTGTGGCGGTGCGCTTGCGGCGTTCAAGGCGACGCAAATGGCCGCAGCAGGCCGCGACCGCGCAAGTAAGTGTGACCAAAAGGAGCGGCAAGAGACGGTAATGAACAGGCAAAGGACGATACAATCCATTCTAGGACTTGTTGCACTTGACGCGGCCCTCATCGGCTCGTGGAGCGCGGGCTTCATCGGCATCCGCTTTGCCAGCGACTATGCGCCGATCTCGCTCATCCTGCTGTGGCGGAGCCTCGTCTCCGGCCTCGTACTGCTGCCGCTGGCGCTCACCATGGGCCCGCCGCTGAAGCGAAACGAAGTGCTGGTGCAGATTGTCTTCGGCGCAGTGGCCATGGCGGGATACCTCGGGTGCTTCGCCGCCGCCATCGGCTTCGGCGTGCCGACCGGATTGGTGGCCCTGATCACCGACATGCTGCCGCTGGCCGTGGCCATCCTCTCCTGGCCCGTGCTGGGGCAGGCCCTCAATGCAAGACAATGGTTCGGCACCTTCGTGGGCCTCGCAGGCGTGTTGCTGGCCTCGGGGTGGTCACTCCGGCTCGGCGATGTGCCGCTCTGGGCCTACACGTTGCCGGCGCTCGGCACGCTGGCGCTGGCGCTCGCCGTGCTCCTGCAGAAGCGCGGCCCCACCAACACCATGCCGGTCTATCAGAGCCTCTGCATCCAGTGCCTCTCTGCTGCTGCCGTCTTCGCGGTCTTCGCCTGGCGCGATGGCGGCGTGGCCCCGGTGATGGACGTGCACTTCATGGGCGGCATTCTGTGGCTGGTCTTTGTGGCGACCTTCGTGTCGTGGGGTCTCTATTACATGGCGCTCCGCAAATCCTCCCCGGCGCGTGTCTCTTCCGTGCTCTACCTCAGCCCGCCCGTAACGATGATCTGGGCCTGGCTCGTGTTCAGCGAACCCTTGTCCTGGGCCATGGCGGCAGGCCTCGCCGTGTCGCTGATCGGCATCATCATCGTCGCCCGTGCCACGCCGCCACCTGCCTAGTGTTGCACGCCGTCGTCGTCGTGCCAGGATTGGTCTGGCGGCGTCGGGTCATTGCCGCGGTCGGCGGCGAAGACGCGGGTGATCTCGGCGCGTGACTGCCGGGCGATGTCGATGAGTTTGCTTTCATCGTCCGCATGGGCAGCGGATTTCCGCAGGAAGCGCTCGTCATGCGCCCGGAACCGGGTAATCGCGCGGTGCGCCTCGTTGGGGTGCATGCCAAGGTGCGTGAGCGCGTCTCGCGCAAGGTCCATGGATGAACCGAATACTTCGCGATAGACGGTATCGACACCGGTGCGCATCACTTCATAGGCGTGGGCGCGGTCGAACACACGCACCAGCAGCTTGAGGTGGGGAAAGTTCTGCTGCGCCAGCTTGACAAGTTCCGTCGCCTTCTCGCGGTCGTCGATGGCAACGACGAGCATCTTTGCTTCGCGTGCACCTGCCGACTCCAGGAGGTCCAGCCGCAGGGCATCGCCATAGAACACCTTGAAGCCGAACTTGCGCAAGGCATCCACCTGCGAGGAATCAAGGTCCAGCACCACCGTACGCTTGCCTTGGGCATTGAGCACGCGACCGATGGTCATGCCGAAGCGGCCGTGACCGGCGATGATCACGTCGACGCCGGAATGACTGATCGTGTCGGGATCGCGCAGGAAATCGCCATCCGCGAACCGCGGCTGCAACACCTTGCTGTCTACCATCATCAGCAACGGTGAAGCGGCCATGGACAAGGCGATCACCGCCGTGAGCAAGCCAGCCGAAGTGGCCGTGACGAGGCCAAGGCCCACACAGAAGGTAATCAGCACGAAGCCGAATTCCGAGCCCTGCGCCAGGGCGAAGGAAAAGCGCGAACTGTCTGCGCCGTTCATGCCGAAGCCGCGGGCCAGCCCGAAATGCGCGGCAAGTTTCAGGGCGATGAAGGCCGCAAGGCTGCAGGCCAGCAACATCGGTGCCGATGCGATCAGCGAGAAATCAATGCCCGCCCCGACAGCGATGAAGAAGATCGCCAGCAGCAATCCCTTGAAGGGTTGCAGGTCCATCTCAAGCTCGTGGCGGTATTCGCTGTCGGCCAGCACAACGCCGGCGAGGAACGTGCCGAGCGCGGGCGACAACCCGACAAGTCCCATGAGCAGCGTGATGCCCACGACAATCAGCAGGGCGAAGGCGACGAAGATCTCGCGGGTGCCCGTGTCGGCGACGATGCGGAATAGGGGGCGCATGAGATACCGCCCTGCCACCAGCACCAGCGCCACCGCACCGATAGTGAGCAGCGCCTGGACCCAGACAGGATAGGCATCCAGCAACGAGCCGCCGTGACCCCCATCCGTGTGCACGGCGGCAACAGCGATGAGCGGCAGAAGTGCCAGCATGGGGATGACCGAAATGTCCTGGAACAGCAGCACCGAAAACACCGATTGCCCGCACGGAGTCTTCAATGTCCCGTTTTCCTCCATCGTTTGCAGCACGATCGCCGTGGATGACAGCGCCAGGATGAGGCCGATGGCGACGCTCTCGCGCCACCCTGCACTGATCCACAGCGAGGCCGCGCCGATCACCAGGGCAACGCCGATCACTTGCAGAAGGCCCAGGCCGAAAATCTGCTTGCGCAACTGCCACAGCCGCGACGGTTCCAGTTCCAGCCCCACGAGGAAGAGCATGACGATCACGCCGAATTCCGCGAAGTGCTTCACGGACTCGCCCTCGCGCCCGATGAGGCCGATCACCGAAGGCCCGATGATGGCTCCGGCGGCGAGGAAGCCCAGCACCGAGCCGAGGCCCAGCCGCTTGGCAATGGGAGCCGAGATCACCGCCGCGGCGAGATAGATCAGTGCACCCAGAAGAAAATCGTTGAGGCTCATAGCGCGTGCCTCCGCTTGAAACCCTGTGGCAGCACGTAGTCTGCCGCGAGACGCTCCACCGGATCAATTTCGCCCCGCGCCAGACCTTCGAGTGTCGCGCGGTAGCGTTGAGCGGCTTGGGCCAGAGTGTCGGCGCTTTGCTTGCGCGCACCATAAATGACGAAGGGGGCGAGATAGGCCATGCCGCAGAGATATGCTGTCTGGTTGAAAGGCGTGAGCAGTTCCTCGATGGTGAAGCGGTTGCGGCCCTGCGGGTGATAGTAGGTCTCAAGGCCGCCGGTGCTGATGGCGGTCATCATGTATTTGCCCGACAACTTGTCGCCGCCCGTGCCATAGGCCCAACCGGACTCGAGCACGATGTCCAGCCATTCCTTGATGATGGCGGGCGCGGAATACCAGTAGAACGGATGTTGCAGCACGACGAGGTCGTGGGCCAGCAGCACCGCCTGTTCCGCCACCACGTCGATGTTGAAATCGGGATAGATGGCATAGAGGTCGCGCACCGTCACGCCAGCGATGTCCTGCGCCGCCGCGTTCAGCGCGTGCTGGGCAATGGACTGTGAGGAACGGGGGTGGGCAATGAGGACGAGGATGCGCATGCCGCCTGTACTATGGTCAGCTTTCTGCCGCTTGTGAAGTGCGCCGCGCATGCCGGAAGGGCGACCAGAGCGCCTTCAATCCTTCGAGCACAACCAGCAGTCCCGCCGCGGCTGCCACGGAAAGCCCCATGTGCATCCAGGTGAGGGGACTGAAGCGGAACAGTGTTGCCGCCGGTGCCCAGAACAGGCTGGCCGCCATCACCGTGAACACCAGCATTAGCACGGCGGTGAGCGCCCGGTTGCCCCGAGTGAACGTGTCCAGCAGCGAGGCGGAAAAATTGCGGTCGACGAAGATGAGTGCAATGACGGAGAAGACCAGCGTCATGAAGGTCAGGGTGCGCACCGCGTCTGCTGTCATCCCAGCCCAATGGGCATAGGCATAGACGGCTGCCACCAAGGCCAGCGTCAGTCCACCCTGAACGGCGCTCCACGCCAGGAGCGCCGCATCAAACAGCGGTTCTGAGAGCGTTCGGGGCGGCCGGTTCATGGTGTCGCGCTCCTCGCCTTCCGCTTCGAAGGCGAGCGAACAGACGGGGTCGATCACCATTTCGAGGAAGGCGATGTGGATGGGCGTGAACAGCACCGGCAGGCCGAAGAGCAGGGGTGTAAGCGCCAGTCCCGCGATGGGAATATGCACGGAAAGAATGAAGCCCATGGCCTTGCGCAGATTGTCATAGATGCGCCGGCCGAGCGAGACAGCCTTCACGATGGAGCCGAAGTCATCGTCCAGCAACACGATGGCAGAGGCCTCCCGCGCCACGTCCGTGCCGCGTCCGCCCATGGCGATGCCGATGTGAGCCGCTTTAAGGGAAGGCGCGTCATTCACGCCGTCGCCCGTCATGGCCACAATGTCGCCCAGCGATTTCAGCGTGCGGACAATGCGCAATTTCTGATGCGGCAACACGCGCGCGAAAATGGACGTGGATGAGACGAGGGCCCGCATGTCCTCATCGGAACAGGTTTCCACGTCCGCGCCAGTGGCCACAGTTCCAGCTGGAAATCCCGCCTTGTCCGCGATGGCCCGTGCAGTGACGGGATAGTCGCCCGTGATCATGATGACGCGGATGCCCGCAGAGCGGCATTGCCGCATGGCATCCGGCACGCTGGCGCGGAGCGGATCGGAGAGCCCCGCCAAACCTTCAAAGTCAAAGCGAAAACCCCGCGGCGTGGCGGGCAGGGAACCGCGGTGATGGGCGCGAGCCACGCCCAGAACGCGCAGGCCTTGACCTGCCATGGCATCAGCGGCGCGCGCCATGGCCTCGCGTTGCCGGGGACCGAGTTTGCACAATCGCGCAATGGCTTCCGGTGCGCCCTTCGCCGCCACGACAAGGTGCCCTGCGGAATCGTTCCAAACTTGCGTGACGGCGAGCAACTCCGGTTTCAGTCCGTAGTTGCGCTTCAGTGACAATCCATCCCGCGCAAAGGGCGCGCGCATTGCAAAGGCATGATCCATGGGATCGAAGGCTTCTGGCGCGGACGCGAGCGCACCCGCTCCAAGCAAGGGCATGGCGTGTGGAGGGGGAGCGGCGTCCACTTCGGTCATCCCGCCGCGCACCTGCCACACCTGCGTGACCTGCATGCGGTTCTCGGTCAGCGTGCCCGTCTTGTCGGTGCACAGCACCGTGGCAGAGCCCAGCGTTTCAATGGCGGCGGCGCGGCGCGTCAGCACCTGCGAGCGCGACAGGCGCCACGCCCCCATGGCCATGAATACAGTGAGCACCACGGGAAACTCTTCCGGCAGCATGGACATGCCCACGGCGATCCCTGAAAGCG
The nucleotide sequence above comes from Hyphomicrobiales bacterium. Encoded proteins:
- a CDS encoding cation-translocating P-type ATPase, with translation MQVQDERAQTFQAEGLTSADAARRLQAEGPNELPRPERRTAFRVIVDVLREPMLALLLAGGVIYLLIGDLAEALILLAFASLSIFITVIQETRTERVLEALRDLTSPRALVVRDGTMVRIAGRDVVRGDLLLVGEGDRIAADATLVTASELHVDESLLTGESIPVQKQTAAAGGRDGLIFAGALVVRGSGRAIVAATGANSEIGKIGQALRSIDMEPPHLQMQTRRMVKLFAVAGISVSILLVLLHGVLRGNWLDAALSGIAVGMSMLPEEFPVVLTVFMAMGAWRLSRSQVLTRRAAAIETLGSATVLCTDKTGTLTENRMQVTQVWQVRGGMTEVDAAPPPHAMPLLGAGALASAPEAFDPMDHAFAMRAPFARDGLSLKRNYGLKPELLAVTQVWNDSAGHLVVAAKGAPEAIARLCKLGPRQREAMARAADAMAGQGLRVLGVARAHHRGSLPATPRGFRFDFEGLAGLSDPLRASVPDAMRQCRSAGIRVIMITGDYPVTARAIADKAGFPAGTVATGADVETCSDEDMRALVSSTSIFARVLPHQKLRIVRTLKSLGDIVAMTGDGVNDAPSLKAAHIGIAMGGRGTDVAREASAIVLLDDDFGSIVKAVSLGRRIYDNLRKAMGFILSVHIPIAGLALTPLLFGLPVLFTPIHIAFLEMVIDPVCSLAFEAEGEERDTMNRPPRTLSEPLFDAALLAWSAVQGGLTLALVAAVYAYAHWAGMTADAVRTLTFMTLVFSVIALIFVDRNFSASLLDTFTRGNRALTAVLMLVFTVMAASLFWAPAATLFRFSPLTWMHMGLSVAAAAGLLVVLEGLKALWSPFRHARRTSQAAES